The Yersinia entomophaga nucleotide sequence CGGCTGTTTCAATGCGGCTTGCAGGCTTACTAGCGTTGGCGCGGCCTGCTGACTGAGGGCGACTTTGGTCTGTAAGAACTGGCTCATAAGCTGAAAATGACGAGCGGGAAGCGGATCGGTATGCTTAATACCAATCATCTCAAATAGCCCTTGCCAGATTTTAGCTGGCTGTTCACCGGTTGCAGCGCTGAGTTTGGTGACCAGCGATTGCAGGCTTTGGTGCTCGGCGGGTAATAGCGGGCGATCGGTTACGGCGGCAAGCTGCGGCTGCGGGATGGTCAGCGTACCGGATTGCAGTAGTACGAAGACTTGCTGTAATTGCTGATGGCTTAGCTGGCTGAGCACCGTATGGCCAAAGTTCTGCCGAATAAAGTCGCTGACTGCCTGACGGTTATTCCCTTGAGGTAGTAGTTCGGTCAACTGTTGGCGTAACTGGTGATTAGCGTGATTTTCCTGCGCCTGACCCAAACGGGTTTGCAGCAACTGTTCCGCCGGCTGAAAATGTCGTGCCAGCAGCTCTGCGGTATTAGTTAATGATAAATCGTGGCGTAGGGTAGCCCATATTTCCGCCGACTTTACCGGCGTGAGCGCCATAATTCGTACGATCAGCTTTTCCAGCGTAGTACGCTGAGCCGGAGTTAACGCCTGATCGTCACCGCTGTTCAACGGGCTGGTTTTGTTCGGCACAGCGGTTGTGGTGCGATCGCTGGCTATAGGGGCGCCGGAGCCGTTTAAAGGTTGCATTTCACCCGTCCTTCGCTAGGAATAAAATCATGGTTACCCGGCGATTGGCGCAGGCTGGGGCTATAATACCTGTAAATTTGTCCAATCAATACAGTCCGGCTTGGGTTTTATTAGATGAATGTTTATGTTGTGGGCATTGATAATCTTAATTATGTCGCTAAGATGAGTACACAACGAAAAATAGGGCTTAAATGGTTCATCAACAACGCATTGCAAAATGGTTCCTCTGTCTGGCTTGTCTGGTCGTACTAGTATGTATGACTCAGCGCATGGCTAGCATGCACGCGTTAGAACAAAATTTCGGCCTGACTTCCCTGAGCCAGACGGTTGACGACGAGCAAACGTCACAGGCACCTTGTGAGCTAAGTGCTAAATCTCTCTTGGCCGCGCCAACGGTGCTGTTTGAGCTGACGTATTTTGCTTTGGGATTATTGTTACTGTTATTGGTTCCAATCTCTCCGTGCGTGATGCGGTTTCCGCCGCGGCGCGCCATTTCACCCAGTCGATTAAGGGTGCACCTCCGATTTTGCATTTTCCGGGAATAGCGACTCCGCCAGTTGATTTGGTGTGATTAATCTATTTTTGGAGAAAAGTAATGCGCAATATTTTCAAGACAGCCTTGTTCTGTCTTTCGCTGCTATGGCTGCCCAGTCTGTGGGCTGCGGATAGCGGTTGGCTCATCAGTCCGCTCAATGACCATGCCAAGGTACGGCTGCGCGCTGAACCTACCGCCGAAGGCGATACGCGCCTATTGCTGTCGGTCGCGTTGGAAAAGGGTTGGAAAACCTATTGGCGTTCGCCGGGCGAAGGCGGTATTGCACCGTCGATACGTTGGGATCATGCGCCAGCCCAAGTGACATGGCACTGGCCAACGCCGCAACGCTTTGATGTATCAGGAATCTCTACGCAAGGCTATCAACAGCATGTCTCCTTGCCGATAGTGATTTCGGGTACGTCGGATTCAGTGCTATCGGGAACGCTGACCCTATCAACCTGTAGCAACGTCTGTATTTTGACGGATTATCCTTTCCGTTTGGATCTGAGTAAAACCGGCTCCAATCCGCGTTTTGACTACGATTTCGCGCAAGCCTTAGGGCAGGTGCCGATAACCAGCGGTCTGGTCGATGAGATTTCCGCCGGTTATGGTAACGGTGAAGTGCAGATTTTAGCTCAGCGCCGTGCGGGTTGGCAGCAGCCAGAACTGTTCTTTGACACTCTCGATGATGCTGATTTGGGCAAACCGGTGATTGCCATTTCTGGTGAGCAACTGGTGGTTCGGGTTCCGGCTAGCGATGGCTGGGGTGACAGCGCGCCGGATCTGCGTGGGAAAAATCTAACGCTGGTGATCAGCGACGGCGGCGTGGCGCAGGAAGCCACCGTTAAACTGGGGAATAGCGTTTCGCTGCCTAATACCGCCACCGCCTATTGGCAGTGGATTTTGATGGCGTTGGCCGGCGGGTTGATTCTGAACCTGATGCCTTGCGTACTCCCGGTACTGGCGATGAAGTTAGGCTCGGTTTTGCAGGTTGAAAACCAAAGCCGCGGTAGCGTGCGATTGCAGTTTATTTCCTCGTCGATGGGAATTCTTTTCTCGTTCTGGCTATTGGCGTTGCTGATGACCGCGCTACGTCTTGGCAACCACGCCCTCGGCTGGGGGATTCAGTTCCAAAGCCCGTGGTTTATCGGCTTTATGGTGCTGGTGACGGCGTTATTCAGCGCTAATCTGTTTGGTCTGTTTGAAGTGCGACTTTCTTCCTCGGCGACGACCCGCATTGCGACTCAGGGTGGCAACGGCTTGGGTGGGCATTTCTGGCAAGGCGCATTGGCGACACTGCTGGCGACGCCTTGCTCCGCGCCTTTCCTCGGCACGGCCGTGGCTTTTGCGCTCGCCGCTCCGCTTCCGGCACTTTGGGGCATTTTTACTGCGCTCGGGGTTGGAATGAGTCTGCCTTGGTTGTTGATCGCCGCCTGGCCGAAGTTGGCGTTGTGCCTGCCGCGCCCTGGCCGCTGGATGAACCATCTGCGGGGGATATTGGGACTGTTAATGCTGGCGTCCTGTTTGTGGTTAATCAGCCTGTTGAGCAGCCATATCGGCATCCTGTGGACCGGGATTATTGCCGGTATTTTCCTGTTGGCTTTGTTGCTGGCTATTGGGCGTCATTATGGTGTGCGTATTGCCGCTATTGTCAGTCTAATCAGCCTGTTAGTGATTGGCGTGGCGTTGCTGGTCGGCGCGTTAACCGCGGATCTGTGGCGTAAACCGCTGCACGATCGTGTGCCATGGCAACCGCTCAGTGAAACTGCGATTCAGCAGGCGCTGAAGGAAAACAAGCGGGTTTTCGTCGACGTGACCGCTGACTGGTGTGTGACCTGCAAAGTCAATAAAATCAACGTATTGATGCGCGATGACGTGCAAAAGGCTCTGATGGAGGATGACGTAGTCGCTCTACGCGGTGACTGGACGCGCCCTTCGCCAGAGATGACGGCGTTCTTACGTAAACGCGGCAGCGTTGCCGTGCCTTTCAATCAAATCTACGGCCCAAATAGCCCGCAGGGCGTGGTGCTGTCCCCTCTGCTAAGCCGTGAATCTCTGCTAGACGTTTTAGCCACCGCTAAAGGAAATAAATCATGAAAATCGTCACTCTGTTGGTACTTTCCCTGATAACTGCGCCGGTATTCGCGGCACCTTTTACTCCAGAGCAAGAGCTGCGTATTAAAGAATTGATCGGAGAAACTCTGATTTCTAATCCGGAAATTCTGGAAAAATCGGTTAATGCGTGGCAGCAAAAGGCTAACGATGAGCAAGGTAAGCAACTGAGCGCCTTGATTAAAGCCAATGAAAAAGATCTGTATCAGGACCCAGCTAGCCCGCGTTTGGGAGCGGAAAATCCGAAGTTAACGCTAGTTTCCTTTACCGATTACAACTGTCCGTATTGCAAAACCTTCGATCCACTGTTGGAAAAGATCGTTAAAACCTATCCTCAGGTGGCTTTAGTGATCAAGCCGTTGCCATTTAAAGGCGAAAGTTCAGTACGCAGCGCCCAGGTGGCTCTGACGCTGTGGCAACAGCATCCGGAGCAATTTTTACCGTTTCATCAGCGTTTGATGGCGAAAAAAGGTTTCCATGATGCAGCGAGCATCGCTGCTGCCGAGAAAAAAACCGGCGTAGTTGCGGTGGAACCCACGGAGCAGAGCCTGAACGTATTGCGGACTAACCTGCGTCTGGCCGATCAACTGGGTATTCAAGGGACTCCCGCCACGTTAATCGGCGACCAAATGGTGCCAGGGGCAATATCCTATGATCAACTAGAAGAAATTGTTAAAGCGCAACTGGCGCAGGCGGAAAAATGAGCCGACTGAAACGTTGGAGCCGTGAGCTGCTAATCCTGCTGGCGGTGGTGCTGGCGTTGACCGTTGCTATGGATTGGCTGCGCAGCCCGCAGGCGCCGCCGAGCTGGGCGGAGGAATCACTGGTCACTCTGGATGGGCAGCCGGTGTCTCTGAAAGCGCTGAGTGAGGAAAAACCGCTGTTGGTATATTTCTGGGCCAGCTGGTGTGGCGTATGTAAATTTACTACGCCTAGCGTGAACACCCTGGCTGCTCAAGGGGAAAATGTGATGACCGTAGCGCTGCGCTCCGGAGATAACCAGCAGGTAGAAAAGTGGCTGGCAAAGAAAGGTCAGCGTTTGCCGGTGGTAAACGATCCTTCGGGGCAACTCTCTGCCCAATGGCAGATAGGGGTTACTCCGACCATCGCAATTTTATATCGCGGAGAAATGGTCAGCAGCACCAGCGGCTGGACCAGTTTGTGGGGTATGAAACTGCGGTTGTGGTGGGCCAGTTTCTGATTAAATTAAGATAGTAAAAATCCGATAGTACATTGGACTGCATCTTATTCAGTTGGATATCCACTGAGTAAGGTGCAGTTTTTTATCCAATACTGGCGTAGCCTGAATAGACTTTGGTAACCGCCATTAATTAACAGCCCCCCATTCAGCCAATTTTGTATTCCATGCGGTATATTCTGGTGAGGGGAGTTTGAAGAAACCAATGGAATATCTTTCAGGCGTAGCCTGAAGCAATAGGGTACACACCAGATCCTGAAGCCAGGTCGTATTTTCCACATTTTCAAATTTCTGTATATCTTTAAGCTTATTTATTGATTCATATACATAAATCAATGAATCTCTTATGTTTTGATATTTCTCATTCTGAGCAGCGTGTTTGTTAGGGAAAATAAAACTTGCGACTTTCCACCAAAAACTTTTAGGGGAATTATGTATTTTTAAGTTGTTTACTGCATCTCTGATGATTGGTTGCAATCCTGTTTTACTGCTCAGTAATAGTGGTGGCTGGTTTTTTAATTCTAGCAATGCTACTGAATCAGCATCGAATTTGCTGAAGTGAGCGTTAGTATACTCGTCAATGGTTTTTTTTGTTTTTTTCTAGTGTTTGGTAATCACCTTCAAGCATATCTGCTTTAGAAAGGGCTAATGTATGGTTGATTGTGTTGGTGTTTTTTATATCTGATTGGTAATTGCCATTAAGCCTTATGTTTAATAAGGTTTTAAAAATTTTACTGATTTGAGAACATGTTAAGTATAATTTATAACTATTCTCAATATCACTTTTCAATTTTTCAATGTCAGCTTGAGTTGGCACAAATTCTTTAATAATTAACTGCGGTTCTTCAATGGTTGATATTGGTAACGGATGCTTACGTACTTCTATTTTAATATTTCCACCCAGAAGTCTATTAAACGCTTTAGCTATTCTGGTAATTTTGAATATTCTGTTCAGTGCGCCATTTTGGTTTAAGATATCATCTAATTTATTAGAGAGAGTTCCACTACCGTGACCTTTTAATATTTGTTGAATTAGTTCGGCTATTTTTTCCGGTTCTGTCGGTAAATGCCTTACTCTGACTATGTTTTTCCCTGAAATCTCAGGTAGCTCTATATATTTATGAATATCTTTATTTTCATTATTAATTTCGCTTAACAGATAACCGATATGTAATTCTTGATTTTTAGGGGTGTCAATATACTCTTGCAACCAGTTTCTAATGTCGTTTCCTATAGCACTGATGGTTGCATCATCAAGTTTTTCGTTTATTTTTATTCTTGTTGGCAACGCGTCATCTATTGATGAAGTTGATGGTTGTTCAATTCTGTGTTTTTTGGCCAATGCATGGTAGTTATGAATTGACTTACTCATATTCCCAAGCTTGTTTTTCTTTGATGTATTAAATACATTGATTGATTTTATAAATATACTGTCTTTGTTCTTGTTTTGATTCTTTTGGGTTTTACTTAACAAGGAAGGTGTAGATGTTTGATTGATTTTTTGGAGCTTTGAACCAAATCCACTACGCACTTCATCGGAGAGAGGCTTTAATACCAGTTGTGTACTATTCGTTAAGTTTGTCACTTTTGGCATAGTAATCATCTCATATTTATTAGTGGAGATGATATTATTGCTAAACATTATTAACAACGCTTTCAAGAAGTGATTATTTTATTAGATAATTAACTAGTATATTAGATGTCTATGTTCAGGGTTGAGAGTGAAAATAATAGTATTGCAGAGAATTTCATTTGCTGACATTTCGCTAATGCGGAACAGTTTTCATTTATTGGTATTGCGAATGAAAATATGCCGTCCCAGCCAGAACAAAAATCGCTCCAGGCTGGAAGGCATGCACCGGTTTTTCAATCAGCTAGCTTTTATTCGTTTGCTGATTGGTGGTTGATTCAACCTTGATTTCAATAATTGGCGCTGGGGTTTTACGTAGTGGAATCCGCAGACGTTGCGCCAGAATGACACCGGCCAGTGTAATTCCCCCGCCAATCAGGTGATAGCTGTGTAATTGTTCGTGCAGGAAGCTTACGGCAATAATGGCGGTGAATACCGGAGTCAGATTCATAAAAATCGATGCGGTATTGGCACCTAAACGCATCACGCCGTGAATCCACAGGTAAGGCGCGATAATTGACGCAGGGATACCAGCAAATAGCACCAACGGAATATTTTGCGCGGTAAGCTGCACATCGCTTGCCAGCAGGAAATTAGGGATTAACAACAGCACACCAAACACAATCTGCATGTACAGAGATTGCCAGTTAGGTAGCTGAATATTCCAGCGTTTGGTGAGTACGCCGTACAGAGCGTAAGAGGTAGAGGCCGCCAGCATCATCGCCTCACCTTGACCAATACCGTGCTGTAGCAACTGCGCCGGATCGCCAGCGCTCACCAGCCACACCAGTCCACCCAGCGATAAAATACTGCCTAAAGCGATGCCTACTGTGGGAGCAACCCGCAGTACGACAATACTGATTAATACGGTTAACAACGGAATAAGCGAGCTGAGAATCCCCATAAACAGGGCGCTAACGCTGTGTGCCGCATAATAAGCCAGGCTTTGATACAACACCATTCCCAGTAGGCCCAGAATGAACAGTTTCCACCAGTAAACCTTAATCGCCGGCCAGTTGCGAATCACGCCCATGAGTAAAAAAGGGGTAAGGGTGATAAACGCCAGTAACCAGCGATAGAAAGAGATTGCCGCTGGGTCGATAGCCGTGGCAGAGATTTTACTGACCACGGCATTGACCGACCAAATGATCACCGCGAACAGAGGGAAAAGCACATTCATGATAACTATTCTCATTTAAACTAACTTGTACGCTAGTCTACTCCTGTCTGATTTATTATATATACTGATAATCGGACAAGATTCAGCGCAATTAAGACATTTGCTCGGTAGCGAACGCCTTAGCCACAACAATCTGATTAACCATGGTGTCTCAATGATGGCTTCTTCCTTGCTACCCAAGGCGCTGGCTGCGCCACCTAAAACCCTGTTGCTCCGTTGTGAGGAACTCAATGCTGATACGGAGTTTTTGCCGCATTCTCATCAATATGGGCAGTTAATTTGCGTCAAATCTGGCGTCGTTGCCATGAGCGTCGGTGGGCAGCGCTTCCTTGCTCCGCCAGAGTTCAGCCTATGGATACCTAGCGGAATGGAGCACTCTAGCTATAATCGGCGGCCAACCCAATATCGGGCCATAGATATTGCGTTGGATTTATGCAAAGAGCTGCCGGATTCTCCCTGTCTGATTAACTTTAGCCCGATCATTAATGTCATTCTGGAAGATTGCTTTACGCGCGGGATGTCTGCGCCGCAGACGCCGCAGGATCACCGTTTGGTGCAGGTGTTGATCGACCAACTGAAAATATCACCGATACAACGCACTTATTTGCCCACCTCGCAGGATAAACTGCTGGCACCCATTCTATCCGCGTTGGAGCGCTGTCCGTCAGACAATACGTCGTTATCTCAATGGGCTAAACGGGTTTACAGCACCGAGCGCACGTTATCTCGCCGCTGCCAGAGGGAATTAGGCATGCCTTTTAGCGAGTGGCGGCAAAGACTGAGGTTTTTACATGCTATTTCTCTATTAGAACAAGGAAAAACCGTAAATAGCGTGGCGTTGGAAGTGGGATACAGCTCGGCGTCGGCCTTTATTGTTATGTTCCAGCAAATTTCAGGCACCACGCCGGAGCGTTATCGGCGCGGACAATAGATTTTCCGAAGAAAGCCTCAGTTATAACGTTGGGTTCGAGTTCATTCAGTGGCAAAATAGCGCCCATCTTTTTCATCGGTATGGCAGCGCGCTGTCGGAGAGCAAAGTGAAAATTCTGGTTGATGAAAATATGCCTTACGCCAAGGACCTGTTCCAGCGTTTAGGTGAAGTGCAGGCGGTGCCGGGGCGACCAATTCCCCTTGAGGCTTTGACCCACGCGGACGCGCTGATGGTGCGCTCTGTCACTAAAGTCAACGCGGAATTGTTAGAAGGCACTGGCATCGGTTTTGTTGGCACCGCTACCGCGGGCACGGATCATGTGGATGAGGTCTGGCTACGTCAGCAGGGGATCGGTTTTTCGGCGGCTCCCGGCTGTAATGCTCTCGCGGTGGTGGAATACGTTTTTTCTGCCCTGATGATGATGGCGGAGCGCGATGGATTCCATCTGCGTGATAAAACCGTCGGAATTATTGGTGTAGGTAATGTGGGGGCGCGGCTTAATGCGCGCTTGCAAGCCTTAGGCGTTCGGACGTTATTGTGCGATCCCCCGCGTGCGGATCGGGGGGATTCAGAAGAATTCTGGCCGTTGGAAAAACTGGTGCGGGAAGCGGATGTGCTGACTTTCCATACGCCGTTAAACAAAAGTGGCCCTTATCAAAGCCTGCACATGGCGGAGGCCGAGCTGCTGGCCGCACTGCCGGATAACCGTATTCTGATCAATGCCTGTCGTGGTGCTGTCGTCGATAACGCGGCGCTGCTGAAGGCGTTGGAAAAAGGTAAAAAACTCAGCGTGGTATTGGACGTGTGGGAACCTGAGCCAGAGCTATCGCTGCCACTATTGGCGCGGGTGGATATTGGCACGCCACATATCGCCGGTTATACGCTGGAAGGCAAGGCGCGCGGCACCACGCAGGTATTTGAAGCTTTCAGCCGGCATATTGGTCAGCCGCAATCGGTGGAATTGTCCTCATTGTTACCTCAGCCGGAATTTAGCCATATTCGGTTAAATGGCGGGTTGGATGAAGGCAAATTAAAGCGATTAATGCACTTGGTGTATGATGTGCGCCGCGATGATGCGCCGTTGCGACAGGTTGCCGGTATTAAAGGCGAATTTGATCGGCTGCGTAAGCATTATCAAGAACGTCGTGAATGGTCATCGTTGTGCGTACAGTGCGACGATGAGGCCAGCGCAGAATTACTGCAAAAACTGGGCTTCACGACTCAGCTTTTGTAGGCATTTCAGTTTGTCAGCGAGTTAAACGCTGCAAATGACCTGAATTTAGATTATCAAGGCGGTATTGACCGCCTCTTTGTATTTGAACGAATTATTGTGGAGAAAACCAACATGTCTGACGGCTGGAATATTGCTCTGTTAGGAGCGACGGGCGCAGTAGGTGAAGCTTTACTGGAGCTGTTACAAGAGCGCCAGTTCCCGGTTGGTGAATTGTATCCTCTGGCCAGCGAGCGTAGCGCCGGAGCCACGGTGCGTTTCAATGGCAAAAGCCTGCTGGTGGAAAATGTGGCAGAGTTTGACTGGTCGCAGGCCCAGTTGGCCTTCTTTGTGGCAGGCAGCGAAGCCTCTGCGCTGTATGCGGAGGACGCCGGTAACTCCGGTTGTCTGGTGATTGATAGCAGCGGCCTGTTCGCCATGGAACCCGACGTTCCGCTGGTGGTGCCAAGCGTCAATCCGCAGGTTCTGGCCGATTATCGTAACCGTAATATCGTAGCGGTAGCCGATAGCCTCACTAGCCAGTTACTGACGGCAATCAAACCGCTGACCGAGCAGGCCGGTTTGTCCCGTTTACACGTTACCAGCCTGATTTCGGCTTCTGCTCACGGCAAAGCCGCCGTGGATGATTTAGCCGGTCAAAGTGCCAAATTGCTGAACGGTATTCCGGCTGAAGCTGCTATCTTCCCGAAACAGCTGGCGTTTAACGTCTTGCCACTGCTGGCGGACGAAGAGGGCAGCGTGCGTGAAGAGCGCCGCTTGGTCGATCAGGTGCGCAAAGTGCTGCAAGACGAAGGCCTGCCGATTTCCGTCAGTTGCATTCAGTCGCCGGTTTTCTACGGTCATGCACAAGTGGTTCATTTGGAAGCCTTGCGTCCTATCGCTTCTGATGAAGCTCGCAGTGAACTGGAAAGCTGTGAAGATATTCAGTTGACGGAAGAAGATGATTTCCCAACGCAGGTTAGCGATGCTTCTGGCAGCAACTATCTGAGTATTGGTTGTGTGCGTAACGATTACGGTATTCCTGAGATTCTGCAATTCTGGTCCGTTGCCGACAATATTCGCTTCGGCGGCGCGCTGATGGCAATCGAAACCGCAGAGCGCCTGTTGCAGGAGCAACTGTACTAATGTCTGAGCTTGAATTATCCCCGCAGCCGGAGCAGGCGGCGGGTCTGAAGATCGCGCTGGGCATTGAATACAACGGCAGCCGCTACTTTGGCTGGCAGCGTCAGCAAGAAGTGGCCAGCGTGCAGGCCTGTCTGGAAGCGGCGTTGACCCGAGTGGCCAACGAGCCTATCACCGTGCAGTGCGCCGGTCGTACTGACGCAGGCGTGCATGCAACCGGTCAGGTAGTACATTTTGTCACCTCAGCGGTGCGAAAAGATGCGGCCTGGACCATGGGCGTCAATACCCATTTGCCACCGGATATCGCGGTGCGCTGGGTAAAAACCGTCAGTGAAGATTTCCACGCGCGTTTCAGCGCTACCGCGCGTCGCTATCGTTATGTGATTTATAACCATCGCTATCGTCCGGCTATTTTGGCGCAGGGCGTGACCCACTGCTATATGCCGTTGGATGCGGAAAAAATGGCGCGCGCGGCGCAGGCGCTGTTGGGGGAAAACGATTTTACCTCGTTCAGAGCGGTGCAATGCCAGTCCCGCACGCCGTGGCGAAATGTAAAACATGTAAAAGTTTCCCGACAGGGCGCTTATATCGTGGTAGATATCAAGGCCAACGCATTTGTTCATCATATGGTGCGAAATATCGTTGGCAGCTTGATTGAGGTTGGATGCGGTAATCAAGACGAAAACTGGATTGCGGAGCTATTGGCGCTGAAAGATCGAACCAAAGCGGCGGCAACGGCGAAGGCCGAAGGGTTATATTTAGTGGCGGTAGATTATCCGGAACATTTTGATTTACCTCAGGTACCTATGGGGCCGTTGTTTTTGGCTGACGATGAGTTCTTAGCTGTGAAAAGCTTTTAGCTAAGCATGGTTTTTAGCTGAGAATAACTTTTGGCTAAGAAAGACTTTGGGTTGAGAATAGTGTCCGGGCGACTAGTCAATATATTTAGAGCAACTCATCTACCTGATTCAGGTGGGCGGCGGTGCGCTCGCTAATTGAGAGTGTTTATGGAATTCATACGGTTCGTTATTGATTTTATTCTGCATATTGATGTCCATCTGGCAGAGTTGGTAGCGCAGTACGGTATTTGGGTTTATGGCATCCTGTTTCTGATTTTATTCTGTGAAACCGGTCTGGTTGTGACGCCGTTCCTACCAGGGGATTCCCTGCTGTTCGTCGCTGGCACGCTGGCTGCATTGCCAACCAACGATCTCAATGTACATACCATGGTGGTTTTAATGGTGATCGCCGCAATTATCGGTGATGCGGTTAACTACACTATTGGCCGCGTATTTGGTGAAAAGCTGTTCAGCAATCCTGATTCGAAAATATTCCGACGCGCCTATCTGGATAAAACTCACCAGTTTTATGAGAAACATGGCGGGAAAGCGATTATTTTGGCTCGATTTGTTCCTATCGTGCGCACATTTGCGCCGTTTGTCGCCGGTATGGGTAAAATGTCCTATCGTCACTTTGCGGCGTATAACGTGATAGGGGCGTTGGTATGGGTGTTATTATTCACCTATGCTGGTTATATTTTCGGAAACGTGCCTTTTGTGCAGAACAATCTGAAATTACTGATAGTAGTGATTATTGTTGTTTCCATTTTGCCGGGTGTTATTGAGGTTTGGCGGCATCGCCGCGCGGCTACC carries:
- the flk gene encoding flagella biosynthesis regulator Flk: MQPLNGSGAPIASDRTTTAVPNKTSPLNSGDDQALTPAQRTTLEKLIVRIMALTPVKSAEIWATLRHDLSLTNTAELLARHFQPAEQLLQTRLGQAQENHANHQLRQQLTELLPQGNNRQAVSDFIRQNFGHTVLSQLSHQQLQQVFVLLQSGTLTIPQPQLAAVTDRPLLPAEHQSLQSLVTKLSAATGEQPAKIWQGLFEMIGIKHTDPLPARHFQLMSQFLQTKVALSQQAAPTLVSLQAALKQPVDSTEQKLLTDYAQHRFQASPTTPLTQAQLNDVINVLFSNRLDRAITIQRSDEQGPIQPIYNPFIAALPAPLQPLLKKPSLAFIALIIAFVVLFILFI
- a CDS encoding copper resistance protein — its product is MVHQQRIAKWFLCLACLVVLVCMTQRMASMHALEQNFGLTSLSQTVDDEQTSQAPCELSAKSLLAAPTVLFELTYFALGLLLLLLVPISPCVMRFPPRRAISPSRLRVHLRFCIFRE
- a CDS encoding protein-disulfide reductase DsbD family protein codes for the protein MRNIFKTALFCLSLLWLPSLWAADSGWLISPLNDHAKVRLRAEPTAEGDTRLLLSVALEKGWKTYWRSPGEGGIAPSIRWDHAPAQVTWHWPTPQRFDVSGISTQGYQQHVSLPIVISGTSDSVLSGTLTLSTCSNVCILTDYPFRLDLSKTGSNPRFDYDFAQALGQVPITSGLVDEISAGYGNGEVQILAQRRAGWQQPELFFDTLDDADLGKPVIAISGEQLVVRVPASDGWGDSAPDLRGKNLTLVISDGGVAQEATVKLGNSVSLPNTATAYWQWILMALAGGLILNLMPCVLPVLAMKLGSVLQVENQSRGSVRLQFISSSMGILFSFWLLALLMTALRLGNHALGWGIQFQSPWFIGFMVLVTALFSANLFGLFEVRLSSSATTRIATQGGNGLGGHFWQGALATLLATPCSAPFLGTAVAFALAAPLPALWGIFTALGVGMSLPWLLIAAWPKLALCLPRPGRWMNHLRGILGLLMLASCLWLISLLSSHIGILWTGIIAGIFLLALLLAIGRHYGVRIAAIVSLISLLVIGVALLVGALTADLWRKPLHDRVPWQPLSETAIQQALKENKRVFVDVTADWCVTCKVNKINVLMRDDVQKALMEDDVVALRGDWTRPSPEMTAFLRKRGSVAVPFNQIYGPNSPQGVVLSPLLSRESLLDVLATAKGNKS
- a CDS encoding DsbA family protein codes for the protein MKIVTLLVLSLITAPVFAAPFTPEQELRIKELIGETLISNPEILEKSVNAWQQKANDEQGKQLSALIKANEKDLYQDPASPRLGAENPKLTLVSFTDYNCPYCKTFDPLLEKIVKTYPQVALVIKPLPFKGESSVRSAQVALTLWQQHPEQFLPFHQRLMAKKGFHDAASIAAAEKKTGVVAVEPTEQSLNVLRTNLRLADQLGIQGTPATLIGDQMVPGAISYDQLEEIVKAQLAQAEK
- a CDS encoding protein disulfide oxidoreductase yields the protein MSRLKRWSRELLILLAVVLALTVAMDWLRSPQAPPSWAEESLVTLDGQPVSLKALSEEKPLLVYFWASWCGVCKFTTPSVNTLAAQGENVMTVALRSGDNQQVEKWLAKKGQRLPVVNDPSGQLSAQWQIGVTPTIAILYRGEMVSSTSGWTSLWGMKLRLWWASF
- a CDS encoding DMT family transporter, whose translation is MNVLFPLFAVIIWSVNAVVSKISATAIDPAAISFYRWLLAFITLTPFLLMGVIRNWPAIKVYWWKLFILGLLGMVLYQSLAYYAAHSVSALFMGILSSLIPLLTVLISIVVLRVAPTVGIALGSILSLGGLVWLVSAGDPAQLLQHGIGQGEAMMLAASTSYALYGVLTKRWNIQLPNWQSLYMQIVFGVLLLIPNFLLASDVQLTAQNIPLVLFAGIPASIIAPYLWIHGVMRLGANTASIFMNLTPVFTAIIAVSFLHEQLHSYHLIGGGITLAGVILAQRLRIPLRKTPAPIIEIKVESTTNQQTNKS
- a CDS encoding AraC family transcriptional regulator codes for the protein MASSLLPKALAAPPKTLLLRCEELNADTEFLPHSHQYGQLICVKSGVVAMSVGGQRFLAPPEFSLWIPSGMEHSSYNRRPTQYRAIDIALDLCKELPDSPCLINFSPIINVILEDCFTRGMSAPQTPQDHRLVQVLIDQLKISPIQRTYLPTSQDKLLAPILSALERCPSDNTSLSQWAKRVYSTERTLSRRCQRELGMPFSEWRQRLRFLHAISLLEQGKTVNSVALEVGYSSASAFIVMFQQISGTTPERYRRGQ
- the pdxB gene encoding 4-phosphoerythronate dehydrogenase PdxB → MKILVDENMPYAKDLFQRLGEVQAVPGRPIPLEALTHADALMVRSVTKVNAELLEGTGIGFVGTATAGTDHVDEVWLRQQGIGFSAAPGCNALAVVEYVFSALMMMAERDGFHLRDKTVGIIGVGNVGARLNARLQALGVRTLLCDPPRADRGDSEEFWPLEKLVREADVLTFHTPLNKSGPYQSLHMAEAELLAALPDNRILINACRGAVVDNAALLKALEKGKKLSVVLDVWEPEPELSLPLLARVDIGTPHIAGYTLEGKARGTTQVFEAFSRHIGQPQSVELSSLLPQPEFSHIRLNGGLDEGKLKRLMHLVYDVRRDDAPLRQVAGIKGEFDRLRKHYQERREWSSLCVQCDDEASAELLQKLGFTTQLL
- a CDS encoding aspartate-semialdehyde dehydrogenase, which codes for MSDGWNIALLGATGAVGEALLELLQERQFPVGELYPLASERSAGATVRFNGKSLLVENVAEFDWSQAQLAFFVAGSEASALYAEDAGNSGCLVIDSSGLFAMEPDVPLVVPSVNPQVLADYRNRNIVAVADSLTSQLLTAIKPLTEQAGLSRLHVTSLISASAHGKAAVDDLAGQSAKLLNGIPAEAAIFPKQLAFNVLPLLADEEGSVREERRLVDQVRKVLQDEGLPISVSCIQSPVFYGHAQVVHLEALRPIASDEARSELESCEDIQLTEEDDFPTQVSDASGSNYLSIGCVRNDYGIPEILQFWSVADNIRFGGALMAIETAERLLQEQLY
- the truA gene encoding tRNA pseudouridine(38-40) synthase TruA, whose amino-acid sequence is MSELELSPQPEQAAGLKIALGIEYNGSRYFGWQRQQEVASVQACLEAALTRVANEPITVQCAGRTDAGVHATGQVVHFVTSAVRKDAAWTMGVNTHLPPDIAVRWVKTVSEDFHARFSATARRYRYVIYNHRYRPAILAQGVTHCYMPLDAEKMARAAQALLGENDFTSFRAVQCQSRTPWRNVKHVKVSRQGAYIVVDIKANAFVHHMVRNIVGSLIEVGCGNQDENWIAELLALKDRTKAAATAKAEGLYLVAVDYPEHFDLPQVPMGPLFLADDEFLAVKSF